A single Oryza brachyantha chromosome 8, ObraRS2, whole genome shotgun sequence DNA region contains:
- the LOC102722238 gene encoding acyl-[acyl-carrier-protein] desaturase 7, chloroplastic-like: protein MAAATSYTLLASWFGYPNSNRHFLKPPAATATLIRFWRRRASASAMTAAGGVAGGRELAVEEAEELRRCLAPERLEVLEEMEPWVEAHALPLLKPADAAWQPSDMVPDAAALGADGFHAACVELRERAAAVPDEQLVCLVGNMVTEEALPTYQSVVNRFESARDVSGADGTAWARWIRGWSAEENRHGDVLSRYMYLSGRLDMRQVERTVHRLISSGMAMHAPSSPYHGFIYVAFQERATAISHGNTARNVLAHGDAVLARICGAIAADEKRHEAAYTRVVEKLLEAEPDTTLRALAYMMRRRITMPAALMDDCRDADLFAHYAAAAQQAGVYTASDYRGILEHLIRRWRVDEMEAGLSGEGRRARDYVCALPQKIRRMEEKAQDRAAQMRKKPKSIPFSWIFDRPVDVFLT, encoded by the exons ATGGCGGCAGCAACATCCTACACCTTGTTGGCAAGCTGGTTTGGGTATCCAAACAGCAACCGTCACTTCTTGAAGCCACCGGCTGCAACTGCCACGCTCATCCGATTCTG GCGGCGCAGGGCGAGTGCGTcggcgatgacggcggccggcggcgtggccggAGGACGGGAgctggcggtggaggaggcggaggagctgAGGAGGTGCCTGGCTCCGGAGAGGCTTGAGGTGCTGGAGGAGATGGAGCCGTGGGTGGAGGCGcacgcgctgccgctgctcaAGCCGGCGGACGCGGCGTGGCAGCCGTCGGACATGGTgcccgacgcggcggcgctcggcgcgGATGGGTTCCACGCGGCGTGCGTCGAGCTCCGGGAGCGGGCGGCCGCCGTGCCGGACGAGCAGCTGGTGTGTTTGGTGGGCAACATGGTGACGGAGGAGGCCCTGCCGACGTACCAGAGCGTGGTGAACCGCTTCGAGTCGGCGCGCGAcgtctccggcgccgacgGGACAGCGTGGGCACGGTGGATCCGCGGCTGGTCCGCCGAGGAGAACCGCCACGGCGACGTGCTTAGCCGGTACATGTACCTCTCCGGCCGCCTCGACATGCGGCAGGTGGAGCGCACCGTGCACCGCCTCATCAGCTCCGGCATGGCCATGCACGCGCCGTCGAGCCCCTACCACGGCTTCATCTACGTCGCCTTCCAGGAGCGCGCCACCGCCATCTCCCACGGCAACACCGCGCGCAACGTCCTCGCCCACGGTGACGCCGTGCTCGCCCGCATCtgcggcgccatcgccgccgacgagaagCGGCACGAGGCGGCCTACACCCGCGTCGTCGAGAAGCTCCTCGAGGCCGAGCCGGACACAACCCTGCGCGCCCTGGCGTACATGATGCGCCGCCGGATCACCATGCCGGCCGCCCTCATGGACGACTGCCGCGACGCCGACCTGTTCGCGCActacgccgccgcggcgcagcAGGCCGGGGTGTACACCGCATCTGACTACCGGGGTATCCTCGAGCACCTCATACGGCGATGGCGCGTGGATGAGATGGAGGCGGGGCTCtccggcgaggggcggcgcgcgcgggactACGTGTGCGCGCTGCCGCAGAAGATCCGGAGGATGGAGGAGAAGGCCCAGGATAGAGCGGCCCAAATGAGGAAGAAGCCCAAGTCAATTCCATTTAGCTGGATCTTTGATAGGCCTGTGGATGTCTTCTTGACctaa
- the LOC102721950 gene encoding acyl-[acyl-carrier-protein] desaturase 6, chloroplastic-like, with translation MSPPAAMPLATIPGSKPSTRTLNNIGMQITTSSSHWTKCRSTSAAVSGSAIMAAAVVRQREEEEAEWRSYLAPEKLEVLTQMEPWVEEHVLPLLKPVEAAWQPSDLLPDPAELGAEGFHAACVELRERAAGVPDLLLVCLVANMVTEEALPTYQSSLNRLEAVGDRTGADGAAWARWIRGWSAEENRHGDVLSRYMYLSGRFDMAEVERTVHRLIRSGMAVDPPCSPYHAFIYTAFQERATAVAHGNTARLVGARGHGDAALARICGTVAADEKRHEAAYTRIVSKLFEADPDAGVRALAYMLRRGVAMPTSPIADGRHDDLYACVVSLAEQSGTYTVFDYCAILDHLIREWRVEELAAGLSGEGRRARDYVCALPQKIRRMKEKARDRAQKKPISIPINWIFDRHVSVILP, from the exons ATGTCACCACCAGCAGCGATGCCATTAGCAACTATACCTGGCTCCAAACCATCAACAAGAACCCTAAACAATATCGGTATGCAAATCACCACGAGCAGCAGCCATTG GACGAAGTGCAGGAGTACTTCTGCTGCTGTTAGTGGCAGTGCGAtcatggcggcggccgtggtgcgtcagcgggaggaggaggaggcggagtgGCGGAGCTACCTGGCGCCGGAGAAGCTGGAGGTGCTGACGCAGATGGAGCCGTGGGTGGAGGAGCAcgtgctgccgctgctcaagccggtggaggcggcgtggcAGCCGTCGGACCTGCTCCCCGACCCGGCGGAGCTCGGCGCCGAGGGCTTCCACGCGGCGTGCGTCGAGCTGCGGGAGCGGGCGGCCGGCGTGCCGGACCTGCTCCTGGTGTGCCTGGTGGCGAACATGGTGACGGAGGAGGCGCTGCCCACGTACCAGAGCTCGCTGAACCGACTCGAGGCCGTCGGCGACCGcaccggcgccgacggcgccgcgtGGGCGCGGTGGATACGcgggtggtcggcggaggagaACCGCCACGGCGACGTGCTCAGCCGGTACATGTACCTCTCCGGCCGGTTCGACATGGCCGAGGTGGAGCGCACCGTGCACCGCCTCATCCGCTCCGGCATGGCCGTCGACCCGCCGTGCAGCCCGTACCACGCCTTCATCTACACGGCGTTCCAGGagcgcgccaccgccgtcgcccacgGCAACACCGCCCGGCTGGTGGGCGCCCGCGGCCACGGCGACGCCGCGCTCGCGCGCATCTGCGggaccgtcgccgccgacgagaagCGGCACGAGGCCGCCTATACCCGCATCGTCTCCAAGCTCTTCGAGGCCGACCCGGACGCCGGCGTGCGCGCGCTGGCGTACATGCTGCGCCGCGGGGTCGCCATGCCCACCTCGCCCATCGCCGACGGCCGCCACGACGACCTCTACGCCTGCGTCGTGTCCCTCGCCGAGCAGTCCGGCACGTACACGGTCTTCGACTACTGTGCCATCCTGGACCACCTGATACGGGAGTGGCGCGTGGAGGAGCTCGCGGCGGGGCTCtccggcgaggggcggcgcgcgcgggactACGTGTGCGCGCTGCCACAGAAGATCCGGAGGATGAAGGAGAAGGCCCGTGATAGGGCCCAGAAGAAGCCCATTAGCATCCCGATTAATTGGATCTTTGATAGGCACGTCAGTGTTATTCTGCCCTAA